In Hydractinia symbiolongicarpus strain clone_291-10 chromosome 13, HSymV2.1, whole genome shotgun sequence, a single genomic region encodes these proteins:
- the LOC130622936 gene encoding uncharacterized protein LOC130622936 isoform X1, which translates to MQYYEVLFLIFVVNLSLLKCDENLTARNCIPYKDVLPHGQCFDALSKYNIYNYNMEDLNSTDRILRIVFSLVSGWKNAENHTKMIVINRQLQEHLDVCSHLPEFATNLKNITEVYKEKISLFFSCFSYDIKWILCHLTHSVCLQSHVDASVILSPPCKSTCVNDKCFALFKHVYNLMKDLRSICRASIPRLNDSRFNLNCQVLPEANNSYFERCQNKENRNILYTPYCYNYTRKDDSYVGDIGDGCVFWTEANPYVSTSVYPNLIKHFCRNPQGFATTPWCYTNMQSRAWKRCYINKCLTLAEEDENVSTRRQCVEYKSIVPNQLGYCTKYLNNKKVYVSLQEAARDNRILHRLSLFHTHKQNPHAAMRLLKLWLGPYINFGVNKFLSNLTRIVEYLMEEFSQHPILFEKFICMVRFRVCLTSSKDKSFIISWPCRSYCKEHSRVAQEIYNIVRQLRLLPSLNLRYSPDVRNNSICTILPEQNITHLERCQLIEDSNQNFTKVCYEGNGSGYIGIINVTSSGKTCQPWSINPYLNPGSYPTLKENFCRNPQGHLDKPWCYIDKSMQRWEYCDVKECSSNMIDDKELWMENVWMILTPLGVIIVLLVMAYFIKRHLKQRRKEQEPMVSPYLDFNCNKETLSNLLSPPQIETKV; encoded by the exons ATGCAGTACTACGAGgttttatttcttatatttGTGGTTAACTTGTCGTTATTAA AATGTGACGAAAACTTGACTGCTAGAAA TTGCATTCCCTACAAAGATGTGTTACCGCATGGGCAATGTTTTGATGCTTTGTCGAAGTATAATATCTACAATTATAACATGGAGGATCTAAACAGCACTGACAGAATTTTGAGAATAGTCTTTTCGCTGGTTTCTGGTTGGAAGAATGCCGAAAATCACACAAAGATGATAGTGATTAATAGACAATTGCAAGAACACCTAG ATGTGTGCAGTCATTTGCCCGAATTTgcaacaaatttgaaaaatatcactGAAGTATACAAGGAGAAGATCTCATTATTCTTTAGTTGCTTCTCTTATGATATCAAGTGGATTCTTTGCCATCTAACACATTCAGTGTGCCTACAATCACATGTTGATGCTTCAGTTATACTATCTCCACCTTGTAAATCAACCTGCGTCAATGACAAGTGTTTTGCTTTGTTCAAACATGTTTACAATCTGATGAAGGATTTACGTAGTATCTGCCGTGCATCGATACCTCGCTTAAATGACAGCAGATTTAATCTAAATTGTCAAGTTTTGCCTGAAGCGAATAATTCCTATTTTGAACGTTGTCAAAACAAag AAAACCGAAACATCCTGTATACGCCATACTGTTACAATTATACCCGAAAGGACGACAGCTATGTTGGAGATATTGGTGATGGATGCGTATTTTGGACTGAAGCAAATCCGTACGTATCAACGAGTGTATATCCAAATTTGATTAAGCATTTTTGTAGAAATCCACAGGGATTTGCCACAACACCATGGTGTTATACTAATATGCAAAGCCGTGCGTGGAAAAGATGTTACATAAATAAATGTTTGACACTTGCCGAAGAAG atgaAAATGTGTCGACAAGGAG GCAATGTGTCGAATACAAGAGTATTGTACCAAATCAGTTAGGATATTGCACAAAATatctaaataacaaaaaagtttatgtgAGTTTACAGGAAGCTGCAAGGGATAACAGGATCCTACATAGATTGTCTTTGTTTCACACGCATAAACAAAATCCTCATGCAGCAATGAGACTTTTGAAGTTATGGTTAG GTCCATACATCAATTTTGGAGTGAATAAATTTCTATCAAATTTGACAAGAATTGTTGAATATCTTATGGAAGAATTTAGCCAGCACCCAATTCTATTCGAAAAGTTTATTTGTATGGTACGATTTAGAGTTTGCTTGACTTCGTCAAAAGATAAATCATTCATTATTTCCTGGCCCTGCCGCAGCTATTGCAAAGAACATTCACGTGTTGCGCAAGAAATATATAATATTGTTCGTCAACTGCGCCTATTACCCTCACTAAATTTAAGATACTCGCCCGATGTCAGGAATAACTCAATCTGTACGATACTTCCAGAACAGAATATAACACACTTAGAACGTTGTCAATTAATTG AAGATTCAAATCAGAACTTCACAAAAGTGTGTTACGAAGGAAACGGAAGTGGTTACATAGGAATCATTAATGTTACGTCTTCTGGAAAAACCTGTCAACCTTGGTCTATAAATCCTTATTTAAACCCTGGCTCTTACCCAACATTAAAGGAAAACTTTTGCAGAAATCCACAGGGTCATTTGGATAAACCTTGGTGTTACATTGACAAGTCAATGCAACGTTGGGAATACTGTGACGTGAAAGAATGCAGCAGTAATATGATTGATG ACAAAGAATTGTGGATGGAAAATGTTTGGATGATTTTAACACCGCTTGGAGTAATTATCGTTTTGTTAGTAATGGCTTATTTCATTAAAAGGCACCTGAAACAACGCAGAAAAGAACAAG agccAATGGTATCTCCTTATCTTGATTTCAATTGCAACAAAGAAACTTTATCAAACCTACTGTCACCTCCACAAATTGAGACCAAAGTGTAA
- the LOC130622936 gene encoding uncharacterized protein LOC130622936 isoform X2: protein MQYYEVLFLIFVVNLSLLKCDENLTARNCIPYKDVLPHGQCFDALSKYNIYNYNMEDLNSTDRILRIVFSLVSGWKNAENHTKMIVINRQLQEHLDVCSHLPEFATNLKNITEVYKEKISLFFSCFSYDIKWILCHLTHSVCLQSHVDASVILSPPCKSTCVNDKCFALFKHVYNLMKDLRSICRASIPRLNDSRFNLNCQVLPEANNSYFERCQNKDENVSTRRQCVEYKSIVPNQLGYCTKYLNNKKVYVSLQEAARDNRILHRLSLFHTHKQNPHAAMRLLKLWLGPYINFGVNKFLSNLTRIVEYLMEEFSQHPILFEKFICMVRFRVCLTSSKDKSFIISWPCRSYCKEHSRVAQEIYNIVRQLRLLPSLNLRYSPDVRNNSICTILPEQNITHLERCQLIEDSNQNFTKVCYEGNGSGYIGIINVTSSGKTCQPWSINPYLNPGSYPTLKENFCRNPQGHLDKPWCYIDKSMQRWEYCDVKECSSNMIDDKELWMENVWMILTPLGVIIVLLVMAYFIKRHLKQRRKEQEPMVSPYLDFNCNKETLSNLLSPPQIETKV, encoded by the exons ATGCAGTACTACGAGgttttatttcttatatttGTGGTTAACTTGTCGTTATTAA AATGTGACGAAAACTTGACTGCTAGAAA TTGCATTCCCTACAAAGATGTGTTACCGCATGGGCAATGTTTTGATGCTTTGTCGAAGTATAATATCTACAATTATAACATGGAGGATCTAAACAGCACTGACAGAATTTTGAGAATAGTCTTTTCGCTGGTTTCTGGTTGGAAGAATGCCGAAAATCACACAAAGATGATAGTGATTAATAGACAATTGCAAGAACACCTAG ATGTGTGCAGTCATTTGCCCGAATTTgcaacaaatttgaaaaatatcactGAAGTATACAAGGAGAAGATCTCATTATTCTTTAGTTGCTTCTCTTATGATATCAAGTGGATTCTTTGCCATCTAACACATTCAGTGTGCCTACAATCACATGTTGATGCTTCAGTTATACTATCTCCACCTTGTAAATCAACCTGCGTCAATGACAAGTGTTTTGCTTTGTTCAAACATGTTTACAATCTGATGAAGGATTTACGTAGTATCTGCCGTGCATCGATACCTCGCTTAAATGACAGCAGATTTAATCTAAATTGTCAAGTTTTGCCTGAAGCGAATAATTCCTATTTTGAACGTTGTCAAAACAAag atgaAAATGTGTCGACAAGGAG GCAATGTGTCGAATACAAGAGTATTGTACCAAATCAGTTAGGATATTGCACAAAATatctaaataacaaaaaagtttatgtgAGTTTACAGGAAGCTGCAAGGGATAACAGGATCCTACATAGATTGTCTTTGTTTCACACGCATAAACAAAATCCTCATGCAGCAATGAGACTTTTGAAGTTATGGTTAG GTCCATACATCAATTTTGGAGTGAATAAATTTCTATCAAATTTGACAAGAATTGTTGAATATCTTATGGAAGAATTTAGCCAGCACCCAATTCTATTCGAAAAGTTTATTTGTATGGTACGATTTAGAGTTTGCTTGACTTCGTCAAAAGATAAATCATTCATTATTTCCTGGCCCTGCCGCAGCTATTGCAAAGAACATTCACGTGTTGCGCAAGAAATATATAATATTGTTCGTCAACTGCGCCTATTACCCTCACTAAATTTAAGATACTCGCCCGATGTCAGGAATAACTCAATCTGTACGATACTTCCAGAACAGAATATAACACACTTAGAACGTTGTCAATTAATTG AAGATTCAAATCAGAACTTCACAAAAGTGTGTTACGAAGGAAACGGAAGTGGTTACATAGGAATCATTAATGTTACGTCTTCTGGAAAAACCTGTCAACCTTGGTCTATAAATCCTTATTTAAACCCTGGCTCTTACCCAACATTAAAGGAAAACTTTTGCAGAAATCCACAGGGTCATTTGGATAAACCTTGGTGTTACATTGACAAGTCAATGCAACGTTGGGAATACTGTGACGTGAAAGAATGCAGCAGTAATATGATTGATG ACAAAGAATTGTGGATGGAAAATGTTTGGATGATTTTAACACCGCTTGGAGTAATTATCGTTTTGTTAGTAATGGCTTATTTCATTAAAAGGCACCTGAAACAACGCAGAAAAGAACAAG agccAATGGTATCTCCTTATCTTGATTTCAATTGCAACAAAGAAACTTTATCAAACCTACTGTCACCTCCACAAATTGAGACCAAAGTGTAA
- the LOC130622936 gene encoding uncharacterized protein LOC130622936 isoform X3, giving the protein MQYYEVLFLIFVVNLSLLKCDENLTARNCIPYKDVLPHGQCFDALSKYNIYNYNMEDLNSTDRILRIVFSLVSGWKNAENHTKMIVINRQLQEHLDVCSHLPEFATNLKNITEVYKEKISLFFSCFSYDIKWILCHLTHSVCLQSHVDASVILSPPCKSTCVNDKCFALFKHVYNLMKDLRSICRASIPRLNDSRFNLNCQVLPEANNSYFERCQNKENRNILYTPYCYNYTRKDDSYVGDIGDGCVFWTEANPYVSTSVYPNLIKHFCRNPQGFATTPWCYTNMQSRAWKRCYINKCLTLAEEDENVSTRRQCVEYKSIVPNQLGYCTKYLNNKKVYVSLQEAARDNRILHRLSLFHTHKQNPHAAMRLLKLWLEDSNQNFTKVCYEGNGSGYIGIINVTSSGKTCQPWSINPYLNPGSYPTLKENFCRNPQGHLDKPWCYIDKSMQRWEYCDVKECSSNMIDDKELWMENVWMILTPLGVIIVLLVMAYFIKRHLKQRRKEQEPMVSPYLDFNCNKETLSNLLSPPQIETKV; this is encoded by the exons ATGCAGTACTACGAGgttttatttcttatatttGTGGTTAACTTGTCGTTATTAA AATGTGACGAAAACTTGACTGCTAGAAA TTGCATTCCCTACAAAGATGTGTTACCGCATGGGCAATGTTTTGATGCTTTGTCGAAGTATAATATCTACAATTATAACATGGAGGATCTAAACAGCACTGACAGAATTTTGAGAATAGTCTTTTCGCTGGTTTCTGGTTGGAAGAATGCCGAAAATCACACAAAGATGATAGTGATTAATAGACAATTGCAAGAACACCTAG ATGTGTGCAGTCATTTGCCCGAATTTgcaacaaatttgaaaaatatcactGAAGTATACAAGGAGAAGATCTCATTATTCTTTAGTTGCTTCTCTTATGATATCAAGTGGATTCTTTGCCATCTAACACATTCAGTGTGCCTACAATCACATGTTGATGCTTCAGTTATACTATCTCCACCTTGTAAATCAACCTGCGTCAATGACAAGTGTTTTGCTTTGTTCAAACATGTTTACAATCTGATGAAGGATTTACGTAGTATCTGCCGTGCATCGATACCTCGCTTAAATGACAGCAGATTTAATCTAAATTGTCAAGTTTTGCCTGAAGCGAATAATTCCTATTTTGAACGTTGTCAAAACAAag AAAACCGAAACATCCTGTATACGCCATACTGTTACAATTATACCCGAAAGGACGACAGCTATGTTGGAGATATTGGTGATGGATGCGTATTTTGGACTGAAGCAAATCCGTACGTATCAACGAGTGTATATCCAAATTTGATTAAGCATTTTTGTAGAAATCCACAGGGATTTGCCACAACACCATGGTGTTATACTAATATGCAAAGCCGTGCGTGGAAAAGATGTTACATAAATAAATGTTTGACACTTGCCGAAGAAG atgaAAATGTGTCGACAAGGAG GCAATGTGTCGAATACAAGAGTATTGTACCAAATCAGTTAGGATATTGCACAAAATatctaaataacaaaaaagtttatgtgAGTTTACAGGAAGCTGCAAGGGATAACAGGATCCTACATAGATTGTCTTTGTTTCACACGCATAAACAAAATCCTCATGCAGCAATGAGACTTTTGAAGTTATGGTTAG AAGATTCAAATCAGAACTTCACAAAAGTGTGTTACGAAGGAAACGGAAGTGGTTACATAGGAATCATTAATGTTACGTCTTCTGGAAAAACCTGTCAACCTTGGTCTATAAATCCTTATTTAAACCCTGGCTCTTACCCAACATTAAAGGAAAACTTTTGCAGAAATCCACAGGGTCATTTGGATAAACCTTGGTGTTACATTGACAAGTCAATGCAACGTTGGGAATACTGTGACGTGAAAGAATGCAGCAGTAATATGATTGATG ACAAAGAATTGTGGATGGAAAATGTTTGGATGATTTTAACACCGCTTGGAGTAATTATCGTTTTGTTAGTAATGGCTTATTTCATTAAAAGGCACCTGAAACAACGCAGAAAAGAACAAG agccAATGGTATCTCCTTATCTTGATTTCAATTGCAACAAAGAAACTTTATCAAACCTACTGTCACCTCCACAAATTGAGACCAAAGTGTAA